The Streptomyces sp. NBC_00775 genome includes the window TTGCGGACCGCGTCCAGACCCTCGAGGACGGTGATGGCGCTGGCGTCGTACGAGGCTGTGACCTCGCCGTTGGCGCCTGCGTCGGTGGACGGGATGTTCTCGTTGGGGTTGCCGGAATCGGCCACGAAGCGCCCTTTCTGGCACAGCACAAGCCAAGCTCCCGGCGGGTGGCCGGAGCGGCTGCGGCGTGTTGCGTTGGTAAGCCTTTGTCAGCGTTGCTCGGTGCGTCCCACAAGTGGGGCGGGATTAGCTTCCAGTCTACCGGTAGCGCCGACAGTGATGGGGGTTTGCCGGTACCTGAGTCCGCATGTGCCGCCCTGAACCGGTCTCACCCGACTCCCCATATGCGGACCCGGGCTCAAAGAGGCTTACAGCGGCACTCAGCGCTTCCGGGTGTCAACCCTTGGCTACTGCGGAGTCAGGTCGGCGTTCGCCACCGCGCGCACTCCCGCACAGCGGCCCTCGATGTGACCCGGCTCACCCATAGGTGTCGCCGGGACCCGTGCTCCCAGGGGCGCGCAGGGGCCCGAAGCGGCGCGGGGGACCCCCAGGGCCCTGCACCTTGATCAGCCGCACCGTGCCGTGCCCGAGATCCTGGTTCAGCCGCGCGACCAACTGCGGGGCGAGCAGGCGCAACTGGGTCGCCCAGGCGGTCGAATCGCACTGCACCGTCAGCACCCGCTCGGCCGGATCGTCGTCGTACCGCAGCGGAACACAGTGCTTGGCCAGGTCATCGCCGACGATCTGCGGCCAACGGCCCATCACACCGCCCACCGCGGCCGGGGTCTCCCAGCCGCGCTCGGTCAGCAGCCGGTTGATGGCGGCGCCGAGCGCCATGGGGTCGCGCCCGTCGGCGCGCGCGCCGGAACGCAGGCCCCCGCCGCGCCGCGCCTGCTTCTTCTGCTGCGCCGCGTCCCCACGCGCGCGTGCCTGCTCCTTCGCGGCACGCAGGGCCACGCGCGCGAGGTCGACGCCGGAGGGCTCGGGAGTCTTCTTCTTGGCCGCTTCGCCCGACTTCCCGGGCGCTTCGCCGGGTGCGCCTCCGGGAACGTTCTTTTCCGGTGTGTTCTCCGTCATACGCGCTCCACCGTCCCCTCGGACACGACGTACCGCGTCCCCGCCAGTACGCCCGGTACGTCGTCGTCGACCGCGGCGGTCACCAGCACCTGCTCGCCCGAGGCGACGAGTTCCGCGAGGCGTTCCCTCCTGCGCGTGTCCAGCTCCGCGAACACGTCGTCCAAAACCAGCACCGGCTCATTGCCCTCGGCCCTCAGCAGGTCGTACGAGGCCAGGCGCAGCGCCAGTGCGTAGGACCAGGACTCGCCGTGGGAGGCGTATCCCTTGGCGGGCAGCTGACCGAGTTTGAGAAGCAAATCGTCTCGATGGGGTCCTACTAGAGTCACGCCCCGCTCGATCTCCTGCTTGCGGACCTCGGCGAGCGCCGCCATCAGCTGCCCGTACAGGTCCTCGCGGGTGTGTGCCTCGCCGGGCGCGGACGGCTTGTACTCCAGGGTGACGGGCCCGCCGCCGGGCGCCAGCTGCTCGTACGCCTTGTCCGCCAGCGGCTGGATCGCGGAGACCAGGTCGAGCCGCTGGGCGAGCAGCTCGCCGCCCACGCGCGCGAGGTGCTGGTCCCACACGTCGAGCGTGGACAGGTCCATCGTGCGTCCGCCGTGCCGCCGGGCCAGTGCGGCCGACTTCAGCAAGGTGTTGCGCTGCTTGAGGACCCGGTCGTAGTCGGAGCGGACGCCCGCCATCCGCGGGGAGCGGGCCGTGATCAGCTCGTCGAGGAAACGGCGCCGCTCGCCGGGGTCGCCCTTGACCAGGGCGAGGTCCTCGGGCGCGAACAGCACCGTTCGTACGATGCCGAGTACGTCACGGGGTCTGACCTGCGAGGACCTGTTGATGCGGGCGCGGTTGGCCTTGCCCGGGTTCAGCTCCAGCTCGATGAGCTGCTGACGCTCGCCCTGGCGGACATTGGCCCGGATGATCGCGCGGTCGGCGCCCATCCGTACGAGAGGCGCGTCGGAGGAGACGCGGTGACTGCCGAGGGTGGCGAGATAGCCGACCGCCTCGACCAGGTTCGTCTTGCCCTGTCCGTTGGGGCCCACGAACGCGGTGACGCCCGGGTCGAGCGGGACCTCGACCCGGGCGTACGAGCGGAAGTCGGCCAGCGACAGATGCGTGACGTGCATGGTCGTTCGCCGACCTCCCCCAGCGTGGTGTTTCGGGTTCTCCCCGCCGTCCGGGTCGGCCCCGGGCGGCGGTTCCTTCCCCGATGACCGGGGCTGGCCCGGCCGTCAGGTTTTTCCCCGGCTGTGGACAACCGGGTCACCCCGGGTGTGGAGAACCCGGGGCGCGGATCAGGCCTTCTCGACCGCGTGGCCGCCGAACTGGTTGCGCAGCGCCGCGATCATCTTCATCTGTGGCGAGTCGTCCTGCCGCGAGGCGAAGCGCGCGAAGAGCGACGCGGTGATCGCGGGCAGCGGCACCGAGTGGTCGATGGCGGCTTCCACAGTCCAGCGGCCCTCGCCGGAGTCCTGTGCGAAACCCTTGAGCTTCTCCAGGTGCTCGTCCTCGTCCAGCGCGTTGACGGCGAGGTCGAGCAGCCAGGAACGGATGACCGTGCCCTCCTGCCAGGAGCGGAAGACCTCGCGCACGTCCGTGACGGAGTCGACCTTCTCAAGGAGCTCCCAGCCCTCCGCATACGCCTGCATCATCGCGTACTCGATGCCGTTGTGGACCATCTTCGAGAAGTGGCCCGCGCCGACCTTGCCGGCGTGCACCGAGCCGAAGTCGCCCTCGGGCTTGAGCGCGTCGAAGACCGGCTGGACCTTCGCGATGTTCTCCGCGTCGCCGCCGTACATCAGCGCATAGCCGTTCTCCAGGCCCCAGACGCCGCCGGAGACGCCGCAGTCGACGAACCCGATCCCCTTGATGCCCAGCTCGACGGCGTGCTTCTGGTCGTCCGTCCAGCGCGAATTGCCGCCGTCCACGACGACGTCGCCCGGCTCCAGCAGGGCGGCCAGCTCGTCGACGGTGGACTGGGTCGCGGCACCGGCCGGGACCATGACCCACACCACGCGCGGGCCCTTGAGCTTGCCCACAAGCTCTTCCAGGCTGTGGACATCGGCGACGTCCGGGTTGCGGTCGTATCCGATGACGGTGTGGCCTGCGCGGCGGATCCGCTCGCGCATGTTGCCGCCCATCTTGCCGAGGCCGACGAGACCGAGCTCCATCAGTT containing:
- the gnd gene encoding phosphogluconate dehydrogenase (NAD(+)-dependent, decarboxylating), yielding MELGLVGLGKMGGNMRERIRRAGHTVIGYDRNPDVADVHSLEELVGKLKGPRVVWVMVPAGAATQSTVDELAALLEPGDVVVDGGNSRWTDDQKHAVELGIKGIGFVDCGVSGGVWGLENGYALMYGGDAENIAKVQPVFDALKPEGDFGSVHAGKVGAGHFSKMVHNGIEYAMMQAYAEGWELLEKVDSVTDVREVFRSWQEGTVIRSWLLDLAVNALDEDEHLEKLKGFAQDSGEGRWTVEAAIDHSVPLPAITASLFARFASRQDDSPQMKMIAALRNQFGGHAVEKA
- a CDS encoding DUF721 domain-containing protein, which translates into the protein MTENTPEKNVPGGAPGEAPGKSGEAAKKKTPEPSGVDLARVALRAAKEQARARGDAAQQKKQARRGGGLRSGARADGRDPMALGAAINRLLTERGWETPAAVGGVMGRWPQIVGDDLAKHCVPLRYDDDPAERVLTVQCDSTAWATQLRLLAPQLVARLNQDLGHGTVRLIKVQGPGGPPRRFGPLRAPGSTGPGDTYG
- the recF gene encoding DNA replication/repair protein RecF (All proteins in this family for which functions are known are DNA-binding proteins that assist the filamentation of RecA onto DNA for the initiation of recombination or recombinational repair.) encodes the protein MHVTHLSLADFRSYARVEVPLDPGVTAFVGPNGQGKTNLVEAVGYLATLGSHRVSSDAPLVRMGADRAIIRANVRQGERQQLIELELNPGKANRARINRSSQVRPRDVLGIVRTVLFAPEDLALVKGDPGERRRFLDELITARSPRMAGVRSDYDRVLKQRNTLLKSAALARRHGGRTMDLSTLDVWDQHLARVGGELLAQRLDLVSAIQPLADKAYEQLAPGGGPVTLEYKPSAPGEAHTREDLYGQLMAALAEVRKQEIERGVTLVGPHRDDLLLKLGQLPAKGYASHGESWSYALALRLASYDLLRAEGNEPVLVLDDVFAELDTRRRERLAELVASGEQVLVTAAVDDDVPGVLAGTRYVVSEGTVERV